One segment of Daphnia magna isolate NIES linkage group LG2, ASM2063170v1.1, whole genome shotgun sequence DNA contains the following:
- the LOC116915491 gene encoding uncharacterized protein LOC116915491 produces the protein MMCKIVYALLLAAAIEARFLGSHGNYQLQTVAIPLTEWVLQDKLVYPIPTGTATTFGEAEGNTLGRWAVMPSGSDDIVRTSYIPNNRGTSALSDDLPFAPIADLVAAVPSKGDAVKASLTAGPVRLKRKNILRYRNGEFRPTLCSPRLCLSERPYDEYEPILDTTFSE, from the exons ATGATGTGTAAA ATTGTTTATGCCTTACTTTTGGCTGCGGCCATTGAAGCTCGGTTTCTTGGTAGCCATGGAAACTATCAACTGCAAACGGTCGCCATCCCGCTAACAGAGTGGGTCCTGCAGGACAAGCTGGTCTATCCTATCCCCACTGGAACTGCAACCACCTTCGGTGAGGCGGAAGGTAACACGCTCGGCCGTTGGGCTGTCATGCCCTCAGGAAGTGATGACATCGTTCGCACGTCGTACATCCCTAATAATCGAGGAACGAGTGCTCTTTCTGATGACTTACCTTTCGCTCCTATTGCCGACTTGGTAGCAGCCGTTCCAAGTAAGGGTGACGCCGTCAAGGCCAGCCTGACAGCCGGTCCAGTCCGACTGAAGCGTAAAAATATTCTGCGTTACAGAAATGGTGAATTCAGGCCTACGTTATGCTCACCCAGGTTATGCTTGTCCGAAAGGCCGTATGACGAATATGAACCAATCCTGGACACAACATTTTCGGAATAA
- the LOC116915493 gene encoding uncharacterized protein LOC116915493 codes for MKSKIAHILLFAVSAQAAQFIGGYHGYPLPATIPAQDFALRASNFYAYPVQPSNYYRDIGSWAYFIPTVQLDANALQPDAIVDPKSSASPVRTKRQIQLRYRGGSRRGRSVNKLPSFQAYDKLGDASTRTKRQNILRYRNSSRRRVGRSLNEPSFTGSMPTH; via the exons ATGAAGTCTAAG ATTGCCCACATTTTGCTGTTTGCTGTGTCCGCACAAGCAGCACAGTTTATTGGCGGCTACCATGGTTACCCGTTACCCGCCACTATCCCCGCGCAGGACTTTGCCCTGCGAGCGTCCAACTTTTACGCTTACCCTGTCCAACCTTCCAATTATTATCGTGACATCGGTTCTTGGGCTTACTTCATCCCAACTGTCCAGTTGGATGCTAACGCACTTCAGCCTGATGCTATCGTGGACCCCAAATCTAGCGCTTCTCCCGTACGCACGAAGCGGCAAATTCAATTGCGTTACAGAGGTGGTTCAAGGAGGGGACGCAGCGTGAATAAACTTCCTTCTTTCCAGGCCTACGATAAACTTGGTGATGCCTCAACCCGAACGAAACGTCAGAATATACTGCGATACAGGAACAGTTCTAGGAGAAGAGTCGGAAGGAGCCTTAACGAACCTTCTTTCACCGGGTCTATGCCCACTCATTGA
- the LOC123469997 gene encoding uncharacterized protein LOC123469997, with the protein MGPTGKIIIVFFFVTLVVLVVVIASTLSGPADPGKWNSTQENGTEDLSMGAIGLAPNRGNTGSGIDKTGRLKPKWG; encoded by the exons ATGGGGCCTACCGGAAAGATCATAATtgtgttcttcttcgtcaCTTTGG TGGTATTAGTGGTTGTCATTGCAAGCACTTTGTCGGGACCAGCAGATCCAGGAAAATGGAATTCTACACAGGAGAATGGCACAGAAGATTTATCCATGGGGGCCATTGGCCTGGCTCCAAATCGCGGTAATACCGGCAGTGGCATCGACAAAACCGGAAGACTTAAGCCCAAATG GGGGTGA